The Sorangiineae bacterium MSr11367 genome window below encodes:
- the mdcA gene encoding malonate decarboxylase subunit alpha gives MSRWAKRRADKERRLTAVGGAGEIPRERIVETLQTLIAPGDRVALEGNNQKQADFLSRALAEVDPSHVHDVHLLISSIARPEHLSLFERGIARRVDFSYAGPQSLRLAQMVEDGQLEIGAIHTYVELYARMFVDLTPQVALVCAEMADTEGNLYTGANTEDTPTIVEATAFRHGIVIAQVNERVEKLPRVDIPGSWVDFIVVADKPFAVEPLFTRDPRHITELQILMAMMVIRGIYERYKVTSLNHGIGFDTAAIELLLPTYGESLGLRGSICTHWALNPHPTLIPAIESGWVESVHCFGSEVGMEEYVRARPDVFFTGRDGSLRSNRVLCQLAGQYGVDLFIGSTLQMDADANSSTVTSGRLAGFGGAPNMGHDPRGRRHASPAWLQLITGEGPIVRGRKLVVQLAETFHKGGVPAFVESLDAVELGQKSGMPIAPVMIYGDDVSHVVTEEGIAYLYKSDSQEERRAALSAIAGVTAVGLRADPKRTAQLQARGLVAFPEDLGVRRSDARRSLLAARSIDDLVTWSGGLYAPPARFRSW, from the coding sequence GTGAGCCGGTGGGCCAAGCGCCGTGCCGACAAGGAACGCCGGCTGACGGCCGTCGGGGGTGCCGGCGAAATTCCGCGCGAACGCATCGTGGAAACGTTGCAAACGTTGATTGCGCCGGGCGATCGCGTGGCCTTGGAGGGGAACAATCAGAAGCAGGCCGACTTTCTGTCGCGCGCCCTGGCCGAGGTCGACCCGTCGCACGTGCACGACGTGCATCTGCTCATCTCGAGCATCGCCCGTCCCGAGCATCTTTCCTTGTTCGAGCGGGGCATCGCGCGCCGGGTGGACTTCTCCTACGCCGGACCGCAGAGCCTCCGCCTGGCGCAAATGGTGGAGGATGGGCAGCTGGAAATCGGAGCCATCCACACGTACGTGGAGCTCTACGCGCGCATGTTCGTCGATCTAACGCCGCAGGTCGCGCTGGTGTGCGCGGAAATGGCGGATACCGAGGGCAACCTGTACACGGGTGCCAACACCGAGGATACGCCCACCATCGTGGAGGCCACGGCCTTCCGGCACGGCATCGTCATCGCGCAGGTCAACGAGCGCGTGGAAAAGCTGCCCCGCGTGGACATTCCCGGTTCGTGGGTCGACTTCATCGTCGTGGCCGACAAGCCCTTCGCCGTCGAGCCCTTGTTCACGCGCGATCCACGGCACATCACCGAGCTGCAGATCCTGATGGCCATGATGGTCATCCGCGGCATTTACGAGCGCTACAAGGTCACCTCGCTCAACCATGGAATCGGGTTCGATACGGCGGCCATCGAGCTTTTGCTCCCCACCTACGGCGAATCGCTGGGGCTGCGCGGGAGCATTTGCACGCATTGGGCGCTCAATCCGCACCCGACGCTCATTCCGGCCATCGAGAGCGGCTGGGTGGAGAGCGTGCACTGCTTCGGCAGCGAAGTCGGCATGGAGGAGTACGTTCGCGCGCGGCCGGACGTCTTCTTCACGGGGCGCGACGGCAGCCTGCGCTCGAACCGTGTGCTGTGCCAGCTCGCCGGGCAATACGGCGTGGACCTCTTCATCGGCTCCACGTTGCAGATGGATGCCGATGCCAACTCGTCGACGGTGACGAGCGGCCGCCTCGCGGGCTTCGGCGGCGCGCCGAACATGGGGCACGATCCGCGCGGGCGTCGGCATGCGAGCCCGGCGTGGCTCCAATTGATCACGGGCGAAGGGCCCATCGTGCGCGGGCGCAAGCTGGTGGTGCAGCTCGCGGAGACGTTCCACAAGGGCGGCGTGCCGGCCTTCGTCGAATCGCTGGATGCCGTCGAGCTCGGGCAAAAGAGCGGCATGCCCATCGCGCCGGTGATGATCTACGGCGACGACGTGAGCCACGTGGTCACCGAAGAGGGCATCGCCTACCTGTACAAATCGGACAGCCAAGAAGAGCGGCGGGCCGCGCTTTCGGCCATTGCGGGTGTCACCGCCGTCGGCCTGCGGGCAGATCCGAAGCGCACCGCGCAGCTGCAGGCACGGGGCCTGGTGGCCTTCCCCGAGGACCTCGGCGTGCGGCGCAGCGATGCGCGGCGCTCGCTGCTCGCCGCGCGCAGCATCGACGACTTGGTCACCTGGTCGGGCGGGCTCTATGCACCGCCCGCGCGCTTTCGGAGCTGGTAG
- a CDS encoding triphosphoribosyl-dephospho-CoA synthase: protein MEPLARFAVQALMDEATLTPKPALVDARSSGVHRDLDLPRMLRSAASLRPTFDALAREASGQAPSQRLRERLAHIGRCGEESMLAATGGSNSHRGAIWIVGLLVAGAAMRGPAAGANGIADTAAAVARFPDRLAPHRSSNGTRACARFGVAGARGEARDGFPHAVRIGLPALGAARGRGMPEANARLDALMAIMAHIDDTCLLHRGGQRALDTAKAGARRVLDGGGTSRPEGQRALRALDAELVALQASPGGAADMLAATLFLDRCTAWKH, encoded by the coding sequence ATGGAGCCCCTCGCGCGATTCGCGGTGCAGGCACTGATGGACGAGGCGACGCTCACGCCCAAGCCCGCGCTGGTCGATGCGCGAAGCAGCGGCGTGCACCGCGATCTGGATCTGCCGCGCATGCTTCGCTCGGCGGCGTCGCTGCGTCCGACGTTCGACGCGCTGGCGCGCGAAGCCTCGGGGCAGGCGCCGAGTCAACGGCTGCGCGAGCGGCTCGCCCACATCGGGCGGTGCGGCGAGGAGTCCATGCTCGCCGCGACGGGCGGAAGCAATTCGCACCGCGGGGCCATCTGGATCGTGGGCCTTCTCGTCGCAGGCGCGGCGATGCGCGGACCCGCGGCGGGTGCGAATGGAATTGCCGACACGGCCGCCGCGGTGGCGCGCTTTCCCGATCGACTCGCACCGCATCGCAGCTCCAACGGCACCCGGGCCTGCGCGCGCTTCGGCGTGGCGGGGGCGCGCGGCGAGGCCCGCGATGGCTTTCCGCACGCGGTTCGAATCGGCCTGCCGGCCTTGGGCGCGGCGCGCGGGCGGGGCATGCCCGAGGCGAATGCGCGGCTCGATGCGCTGATGGCCATCATGGCGCACATCGATGACACATGCCTTCTGCACCGCGGCGGCCAGCGTGCGCTGGACACCGCGAAAGCAGGCGCACGGCGCGTGCTCGACGGCGGAGGCACCTCGCGGCCCGAAGGTCAACGCGCCCTCCGCGCGCTCGATGCCGAGCTCGTGGCGTTGCAGGCTTCACCCGGTGGGGCGGCGGACATGCTCGCGGCCACACTTTTTCTGGATCGGTGCACCGCATGGAAACATTGA
- a CDS encoding GntR family transcriptional regulator, with translation MSRSPVSPSNDKKSRSGLQRVAAKDVRTSIPQTIAHELRRAIVEGRLAPGEPLRQDALAKHFEVSAIPVREALRRLETEGWITFSPNKGVQVSPMSADEAKEIYEIRAALESLAIGLAIPRHTPETLAAAAALLEKATSERAEARYVAHNEHFHMSLYAPAERPHLMEMIENLHRRGERYLRLKFGLPSYKEQSDDEHAALFKACRKGNVARAQELLTKHLLSTGELLEAFLRERSAP, from the coding sequence GTGAGCCGGTCCCCTGTTTCGCCCTCGAACGACAAAAAATCACGCAGCGGCCTTCAACGCGTTGCGGCGAAAGATGTACGCACAAGCATCCCGCAGACCATCGCACACGAACTTCGCCGGGCCATCGTCGAAGGGCGGCTCGCCCCCGGAGAGCCCTTGCGGCAAGATGCGCTGGCCAAGCACTTCGAGGTCAGCGCCATTCCGGTGCGGGAGGCTTTGCGCCGGCTGGAGACGGAGGGGTGGATCACGTTTTCGCCCAACAAAGGCGTTCAAGTGAGCCCCATGAGCGCGGACGAGGCCAAAGAGATTTACGAGATCCGCGCGGCGTTGGAGAGCTTGGCCATCGGCCTGGCCATTCCACGCCACACACCGGAGACATTGGCCGCGGCCGCCGCGCTGCTCGAGAAAGCCACGAGCGAGCGGGCCGAGGCACGCTACGTCGCCCACAACGAGCATTTCCACATGAGCCTTTATGCCCCTGCCGAGCGCCCCCATTTGATGGAGATGATCGAGAACCTCCACCGGCGGGGCGAACGCTACTTGCGCCTCAAGTTCGGATTGCCCAGCTACAAGGAGCAATCGGACGACGAGCACGCTGCGCTTTTCAAGGCGTGCCGAAAGGGCAATGTCGCACGCGCTCAGGAGCTGCTCACGAAGCACCTGCTCAGCACTGGCGAGCTGCTCGAGGCCTTTTTACGCGAGCGGAGCGCCCCGTGA
- a CDS encoding LysR family transcriptional regulator — MFNHRDYAKLRQVDLNLLVVFAAVFRERSVKRAAKRLFVGQSAVSMALGRLRLLLDDALFVKVATGVEPTARAVAIEPLVRQALELVHGAVFEASEFDPKTASRTVRLALADDLDVWLLPRLLDDVRRNAPGIVVVVQASNWYTGTSMVERGEANIAIGVLPKPAHALVAEELYAQRFVSIFDPRHVERPLTMKRFLEVPHVMASITGDLVGLVDEALRTQGKQRRVVATVSGFASMAALVKGRPLIATVPHVAAAILARTYGLATAAPPVAMATYPVTMVWHGKDDREPALRWMRDRLRGIVHAEASSEASFRASRGRKE; from the coding sequence ATGTTCAACCATCGTGATTATGCCAAACTGCGGCAGGTCGATCTCAATTTGCTGGTGGTGTTCGCTGCCGTGTTTCGCGAGCGAAGCGTCAAGCGGGCTGCCAAACGGCTCTTCGTCGGCCAATCTGCGGTGAGCATGGCCCTGGGGCGCCTTCGCCTTCTCTTGGACGATGCCCTTTTCGTCAAGGTGGCCACCGGGGTCGAGCCCACGGCGCGTGCGGTGGCCATCGAGCCGCTGGTGCGGCAGGCCCTCGAGCTGGTGCACGGCGCGGTGTTCGAGGCGAGCGAGTTCGATCCGAAAACCGCCTCGCGCACGGTCCGCCTGGCCCTGGCCGACGATCTCGATGTCTGGCTCCTGCCGCGGCTTCTCGACGACGTGCGCCGCAACGCCCCCGGGATCGTCGTCGTGGTCCAGGCCAGCAACTGGTACACCGGCACGAGCATGGTCGAGCGCGGCGAGGCGAACATCGCCATCGGCGTCTTGCCCAAGCCGGCGCACGCCCTGGTGGCCGAGGAGCTTTACGCACAGCGGTTCGTCTCCATCTTCGATCCGCGCCACGTCGAACGGCCGCTCACCATGAAGCGGTTCCTCGAGGTGCCGCACGTGATGGCCAGCATCACCGGCGACCTCGTGGGCCTGGTCGACGAGGCGCTGCGCACGCAAGGAAAGCAGCGGCGCGTCGTCGCCACGGTTTCCGGCTTCGCATCGATGGCGGCGCTGGTGAAGGGCCGGCCGCTCATCGCGACGGTCCCGCACGTGGCCGCGGCCATTCTGGCGCGCACCTACGGCCTCGCCACGGCCGCGCCCCCCGTTGCCATGGCAACGTATCCGGTGACCATGGTGTGGCACGGCAAAGACGACCGCGAACCGGCCCTGCGCTGGATGCGCGATCGCCTGCGCGGCATCGTCCACGCCGAGGCTAGCTCGGAAGCGTCTTTCCGTGCGTCTCGAGGGCGAAAGGAATGA
- a CDS encoding malonate decarboxylase subunit delta: METLTFKYPAASPKDGVRAHVGVVGSGDLEILFEPCENDHSEVTVLTSVDGYGEVWKHVLERFFARYTSAVRIEIHDFGATPGVVLLRLEQAAEASRA; this comes from the coding sequence ATGGAAACATTGACGTTCAAGTACCCCGCGGCGAGCCCCAAAGACGGCGTGCGTGCGCACGTCGGCGTCGTCGGCTCGGGCGATCTCGAGATTCTGTTCGAGCCTTGCGAGAACGACCACTCCGAGGTCACCGTGCTCACCAGCGTCGACGGATACGGCGAGGTGTGGAAGCACGTCCTGGAGCGCTTCTTCGCCCGCTACACTTCCGCGGTGCGCATCGAAATTCACGACTTCGGCGCCACCCCCGGGGTCGTCTTGCTCCGCCTCGAGCAGGCGGCGGAGGCGAGCCGCGCATGA
- a CDS encoding MFS transporter: MDMQAQALSAGQKRTPLNRSQIVGFWGAWGGWTLDGMDSFIYALVLAPALTELLPKSGYAATSANVGLAGSILFALFLVGWGLSFIWGPLADRFGRTKVLAGTIFTFAIFTGLSATAQSVWELGFYRFVAGIGIGGEWALAGTYVAEAWPEDRRKMGAGYLQTGYYAGFFLAATLNYTIGAHFGWRAMFLTGAVPVVMAIAVLLRVKEPEKWKDREKAPRKSPLAEIFRGHYRRRTLVNAALLTVAIIGLWAGAVYEPAAVTQLALKAGMNKADAARTASLATGVLAIGTILGCLSLPPMAERIGRKKTLGFYFIGMAAAIALSFGWAFHLEQGLWPFVALLFLLGFFGGNFALFSLWLPEQYGTEVRATAFAFCTSVGRFIGAGVNFALGAMVLHMGSLGTPVALTSLAFVLGLLIIPFALETHGKTLPS, from the coding sequence ATGGACATGCAGGCCCAGGCCTTAAGCGCCGGTCAGAAACGCACGCCGCTCAATCGGTCGCAGATCGTGGGGTTCTGGGGGGCCTGGGGCGGGTGGACGCTCGACGGGATGGACTCGTTCATTTACGCGCTCGTGCTCGCCCCGGCGCTGACCGAGCTCTTGCCCAAATCCGGCTATGCGGCCACATCGGCCAACGTGGGGCTCGCCGGCTCCATCCTCTTTGCGCTCTTTCTCGTGGGCTGGGGCCTCTCGTTCATCTGGGGCCCGCTCGCGGACCGGTTCGGTCGCACCAAGGTGCTCGCGGGCACCATCTTCACCTTTGCCATCTTCACGGGGCTTTCGGCCACCGCGCAATCCGTTTGGGAGCTCGGCTTTTACCGCTTCGTCGCGGGCATCGGCATCGGTGGCGAATGGGCGCTGGCCGGCACCTACGTTGCAGAAGCATGGCCCGAAGATCGGCGCAAAATGGGTGCGGGCTACCTCCAGACCGGCTACTACGCGGGCTTCTTTCTCGCGGCGACGCTCAACTACACCATTGGCGCGCACTTCGGCTGGCGCGCCATGTTTCTCACCGGTGCGGTGCCCGTGGTCATGGCCATCGCCGTGCTCCTTCGCGTGAAGGAGCCGGAGAAATGGAAGGATCGCGAGAAGGCCCCGCGCAAAAGCCCGCTCGCCGAGATTTTCCGCGGCCACTACCGGCGCCGTACACTCGTGAACGCGGCGCTCCTCACCGTCGCCATCATCGGACTTTGGGCAGGCGCGGTCTACGAGCCGGCCGCCGTCACCCAGCTTGCGCTCAAGGCGGGGATGAACAAGGCCGACGCCGCACGCACGGCATCGCTCGCCACCGGCGTGTTGGCCATCGGGACGATCCTGGGCTGCCTTTCCCTGCCGCCCATGGCCGAGCGGATCGGGCGGAAAAAGACCCTCGGCTTCTACTTCATCGGCATGGCCGCGGCCATCGCACTGAGCTTCGGGTGGGCCTTCCACCTCGAGCAGGGGCTCTGGCCCTTCGTGGCGCTGCTGTTCTTGCTCGGCTTCTTTGGCGGCAACTTCGCCCTCTTCAGCCTATGGCTCCCCGAACAATATGGGACCGAGGTGCGCGCGACGGCGTTTGCCTTCTGCACCTCCGTGGGGCGCTTCATCGGCGCCGGTGTCAACTTCGCCCTGGGGGCCATGGTCCTTCACATGGGATCGCTGGGTACGCCCGTGGCGCTCACATCGCTGGCCTTCGTTTTGGGCTTGCTCATCATTCCTTTCGCCCTCGAGACGCACGGAAAGACGCTTCCGAGCTAG